A section of the Pochonia chlamydosporia 170 chromosome 2, whole genome shotgun sequence genome encodes:
- a CDS encoding sulfur controller 2 (similar to Verticillium alfalfae VaMs.102 XP_003006382.1): protein METSARLSGHRQHESAALTLNNVQHHSTSSNAEDLRSTDPTFEELRDPSPDHTASQQPSRDNCDRRRPQEEDNTRLKKMSSQLMVKTVSPFLKEHIPGLYAPVGKDNAKTGTQSPASWTRMKDPNTRFCYRHRPDSKCRRAADETKMGFIQSELNSLPNADQEAITHVWSLFSAAPSKQRELMLQGIITQCCFPQLSTVSREVQEQLKIDFLAALPTELSYKILSHLDTVSLCKAAQVSRRWRSLADDDVVWHRMCEQHIDRKCTKCGWGLPLLEKKKLMAWSRHQTAHHRHDQAERAEPSIETNGHGEGSPAESNKRASSSAEDGPSKRPRLDGQSHSRSQLDNERKFRPWKDVYRDRFKVGFNWKTGRCTIKTFKGHENGITCLQFDHNVLATGSYDTTIKIWDIGTGEVIRTLRGHTSTVRCLQFDDSKLISGSFDKTIKIWNWQTGECLSTLQCHTEGVLSVHFDGCTLASGSIDKTVKIFSFGNKETFSLRGHTDWVNHVRIDSPSRTVFSASDDMTVKLWDLDSKQCIKTFRGHVGQVQQVLLMPPDFEPDEVPSDDKTDTISVHSDRSTTPTPIPEQPIDSRASFGYGFTSDTTRPLPPRYMLTGGLDNTVRLWDITTGKCIRSMFGHVEGIWGLVGDTLRVVTGANDSMTKIWEPRSGKCERSFTGHAGPVTCVGLSDSRMASGSEDGEVRLYSFEGETLEERGTPS, encoded by the exons ATGGAAACTTCTGCGCGCCTCAGCGGACACCGGCAGCATGAGTCTGCAGCCCTCACTTTGAATAATGTCCAACATCATTCGACTTCCTCTAATGCTGAGGACCTTCGCTCGACCGATCCTACCTTTGAAGAACTGAGAGACCCTTCCCCAGACCATACCGCCTCTCAACAACCATCACGAGACAACTGCGATCGGAGGAGACCACAGGAAGAGGATAACACCCGGCTCAAGAAGATGTCTTCCCAACTAATGGTCAAGACGGTCAGCCCATTCCTGAAAGAACATATCCCAGGTCTCTACGCTCCGGTTGGCAAAGACAATGCCAAGACTGGTACACAAAGTCCTGCATCATGGACCCGGATGAAGGATCCCAATACTAGATTCTGTTATCGACATCGTCCTGATTCCAAGTGTCGCCGAGCTGCAGATGAGACCAAGATGGGTTTTATACAGAGT GAACTGAACAGTCTTCCCAACGCCGATCAAGAAGCCATTACCCACGTGTGGTCGTTGTTCTCCGCTGCGCCGTCGAAGCAGCGAGAACTTATGTTGCAGGGCATTATCACGCAATGCTGTTTCCCTCAGCTCTCCACCGTTTCCCGAGAAGTCCAGGAGCAACTAAAGATCGATTTCCTTGCGGCTCTACCGACCGAACTATCATACAAAATCCTCTCTCACCTCGACACCGTTTCGCTATGCAAAGCCGCGCAAGTCAGTCGTCGATGGCGCAGCCTTGCTGATGACGACGTTGTCTGGCACAGAATGTGCGAACAACACATTGACAGAAAATGTACCAAATGTGGCTGGGGTCTGCCATTGcttgaaaagaagaagctcatgGCTTGGAGCCGACATCAAACCGCCCACCATCGCCACGATCAAGCGGAGCGCGCCGAGCCATCCATCGAGACAAACGGCCATGGCGAAGGCTCCCCGGCGGAGTCAAACAAACGAGCCAGTTCCAGCGCCGAAGACGGGCCATCCAAGAGACCTCGACTAGATGGCCAGAGCCATTCCCGATCTCAACTCGACAACGAGCGCAAGTTTCGTCCCTGGAAAGACGTTTATCGTGACCGATTCAAGGTCGGTTTCAATTGGAAGACGGGTCGCTGCACTATCAAGACTTTCAAAGGGCATGAGAACGGTATTACGTGTCTGCAATTCGACCACAACGTCTTAGCCACGGGCTCCTACGATACGACTATCAAGATTTGGGATATTGGGACTGGCGAAGTCATTCGAACACTTCGTGGTCACACGTCCACTGTGCGCTGTCTTCAATTCGACGATTCCAAGCTGATTAGCGGAAGCTTTGACAAGACAATTAAGATTTGGAACTGGCAGACTGGAGAATGCCTCAGCACTCTGCAATGCCATACCGAAGGTGTTCTATCCGTGCACTTTGACGGCTGCACACTAGCATCTGGGTCTATCGACAAGACGGTCAAGATCTTTAGCTTTGGCAACAAGGAAACATTTTCCCTGCGTGGTCACACGGACTGGGTCAACCACGTCAGAATTGACTCGCCTTCGAGGACCGTGTTCTCCGCGTCCGACGACATGACTGTGAAGCTGTGGGACCTGGACTCTAAGCAGTGCATCAAAACTTTTCGGGGGCACGttggccaagttcaacaagtGCTTCTGATGCCACCGGACTTTGAGCCAGACGAAGTCCCCAGCGACGACAAGACTGATACGATCTCTGTACACAGCGATCGAAGCACCACGCCAACGCCTATTCCAGAGCAACCCATCGACTCTAGGGCATCGTTTGGCTACGGCTTTACAAGTGACACCACAAGACCTTTGCCGCCTCGATACATGTTGACGGGTGGACTGGATAATACAGTTCGCCTCTGGGACATAACTACGGGCAAATGTATTAGGAGCATGTTTGGTCACGTTGAAGGTATTTGGGGCCTTGTTGGCGACACGTTGCGTGTTGTCACTGGCGCCAATGACTCCATGACCAAAATTTGGGAGCCACGCTCTGGCAAGTGTGAGCGAAGTTTCACTGGCCACGCAGGCCCAGTTACTTGCGTGGGCCTCAGCGACAGTCGCATGGCAAGCGGCAGTGAAGACGGCGAAGTACGCCTTTACAGTTTCGAGGGCGAGACACTCGAAGAACGAGGAACTCCATCATAA
- a CDS encoding nonsense-mediated mRNA decay protein 1 (similar to Metarhizium robertsii ARSEF 23 XP_007820024.1), producing the protein MFNHLLIEDPRLRAAAERTVNCFDINQKLAFDALKAMNYGLLFIPGSPGSGKTHWALGVSALAQMGSDKVRVLFLQDVNKPVDEACHRMHLLYKTYGMEKSIIRLSSWPKESRRSLSVESLKPGSRNERFPDFHTGFFAQLLRRTASNAQEETHSKTAPTLDEAAWLHFVKNRNEFPIASAAFDQIRRDKRDIHHMPGIDLGACNDELRRLYEKVISSADFIATTPVAAAQESFASMFSPDIIFMDEAAHATELSALIPLALFKSKACIFLGECRTTRPCVRHQHQHSEQMKYPTLSRAMMHKDAAVPEWLTNHRSHNKLHTLHSALYYDGSVESNTGPQTGPISESSAEMVIYMNRLRGVPCDIPRLLKWFDFAATEQANHAQSPYSSAHSRYVIARVKELLEVDWFKSTSDDISPGSILIVTSAVESQRKYEKRLKSFEPEHRERVRVRTVGTTQGIEADVVFIDIARANEYINDTSLLNVALSRARQAEFILLEYPESSLYGACLKQIYDWCSANGQKAESDMEFEKHDEMTSSDLQLVENVGMNLKISGW; encoded by the coding sequence ATGTTCAATCACTTGTTGATCGAAGACCCTCGCCTACGCGCTGCTGCAGAGCGAACAGTCAATTGCTTCGATATCAACCAGAAGCTTGCGTTCGATGCTTTGAAGGCCATGAATTACGGACTTCTGTTCATACCCGGCTCACCAGGCTCAGGCAAGACGCACTGGGCTTTGGGAGTCTCGGCATTGGCGCAAATGGGATCAGACAAGGTCCGCGTTCTCTTTTTGCAAGACGTCAACAAACCTGTCGATGAGGCCTGTCATCGCATGCATCTTCTGTACAAAACCTATGGTATGGAGAAAAGCATAATTCGCCTCTCGTCTTGGCCGAAGGAATCCCGTCGATCTCTAAGCGTCGAAAGTCTCAAACCTGGTTCGCGGAATGAAAGATTTCCTGATTTCCACACAGGGTTCTTCGCACAGTTGCTACGCAGAACTGCTTCCAACGCCCAGGAAGAAACACACTCCAAAACAGCTCCAACccttgatgaggctgcttgGCTGCACTTCGTCAAAAACCGGAATGAATTTCCTATCGCATCAGCGGCATTTGACCAGATACGCCGGGATAAACGAGACATCCACCACATGCCAGGAATCGATCTAGGAGCCTGTAACGATGAGCTACGGCGGCTGTATGAAAAGGTGATTAGCAGTGCCGACTTCATAGCCACCACGCCTGTTGCAGCAGCCCAGGAGTCGTTCGCTAGCATGTTCTCCCCAGATATCATATTCATGGATGAAGCCGCCCACGCTACGGAGCTATCTGCTTTGATACCCCTGGCACTTTTCAAGTCCAAAGCCTGTATTTTTCTTGGGGAATGCCGTACCACGCGCCCTTGTGTCcgtcaccaacaccagcacagcGAGCAAATGAAGTATCCAACTCTCAGTCGGGCTATGATGCACAAGGATGCTGCCGTACCTGAGTGGTTAACAAATCATCGCTCACACAACAAACTGCACACGCTGCATTCGGCACTATACTATGACGGCAGTGTTGAATCTAATACAGGGCCACAAACTGGTCCTATCTCAGAATCATCAGCAGAGATGGTCATTTACATGAACAGGCTGCGAGGGGTCCCCTGTGATATCCCGAGACTGTTGAAATGGTTCGATTTTGCCGCCACCGAGCAGGCAAATCACGCACAGAGTCCTTACAGCTCCGCGCACTCGAGATATGTGATAGCACGCGTCAAGGAACTGCTTGAGGTAGACTGGTTCAAGTCGACTTCTGATGATATTTCTCCCggttcaatattgattgTGACCTCTGCTGTTGAATCCCAAAGAAAGTATGAAAAGAGGTTGAAGTCCTTTGAGCCAGAACACCGCGAACGGGTTCGGGTCAGAACAGTTGGCACTACtcaaggcattgaagccgaTGTGGTTTTCATCGATATCGCAAGAGCAAATGAATATATCAACGATACATCCCTTCTCAATGTTGCGCTCTCTAGAGCAAGACAAGCTGAGTTCATTTTATTGGAGTACCCTGAAAGCAGTCTGTATGGGGCATGTCTGAAGCAGATTTACGACTGGTGCTCGGCAAATGGACAAAAGGCCGAGAGTGACATGGAATTCGAAAAACACGACGAGATGACTTCATCCGATCTTCAGTTGGTTGAGAATGTTGGTATGAATCTGAAAATATCAGGTTGGTAA
- a CDS encoding triacylglycerol lipase-like protein (similar to Chaetomium thermophilum var. thermophilum DSM 1495 XP_006695053.1), with translation MSTGDSSDPAAQAAAAAAAEAAFHKFAVELWTLYGIGVMATFLRTYARIRAVGVRNLRADDYLVWVGVAFYSAQAALGYSIGNVAHGLANNGMTDAERAALSPTDPEYATRVIGSKIQVAGWTTYSLLIGFLKLSVLAFYIRLTDGLGRPYRIRIIIGFVMVIGTTVACILTNFLACRPFNKYWQINPDPGNTCQAAVSRPIIWVSFAANICTDIYLILIPLPMLWGSSLKMIKKIASTIVLGAGIFVLVCATLKSIFVLVDPVNGAQLAGSWGTREAFVAVITTNLPMLFPLFRVWLAPLCGSALRSSKKSYKTPTGLVTFGGGGGDSSTPRNRPRTANPITANMTFSESEERMVGDIKMENMRNGRQPANAIVVSNQVEVTHSDRNSQIDGRHAERAHEQW, from the exons ATGTCAACAGGCGATTCCTCCGATCCAGCTGCTCaggcagcggcggcagcagcagccgaaGCCGCTTTTCACAAATTCGCGGTTGAGTTATGGACACTGTATGGTATCGGTGTTATGGCAACATTCCTGAGAACATATGCTCGAATCCGCGCAGTCGGAGTAAGAAATTTGAGAGCAGACGATTATCTTGTCTGGGTCGGAGTT GCTTTCTATAGTGCTCAAGCAGCGCTTGGTTACAGTATCGGAAATGTTGCGCATGGGTTGGCAAACAACGGCATGACTGATGCTGAGCGTGCTGCACTTTCGCCAACCGACCCTGAATATGCAACAAG AGTCATCGGCTCGAAGATCCAGGTTGCGGGCTGGACAACATACTCTCTTCTCATCGGCTTCCTGAAGTTGTCTGTTCTTGCTTTTTATATCCGATTGACG GATGGGCTAGGACGACCATATCGCATTCGTATCATCATCGGGTTTGTCATGGTTATTGGAACAACCGTGGCCTGTATTCTCACAAACTTTCTTGCATGCCGGCCGTTCAACAAGTACTGGCAGATCAACCCTGATCCTGGCA ACACCTGCCAGGCGGCCGTCTCAAGACCGATTATTTGGGTGTCATTTGCGGCCAATATATGCACCGATATATATCTCATCCTGATCCCACTGCCGATGTTGTGGGGTTCAAGTTTGAAGATGATCAAGAAGATTGCTTCGACGATTGTTCTAGGAGCCGGCATTTTCGTCCTCGTTTGCGCAACACTAAAGAGTATTTTCGTCCTTGTT GACCCCGTGAACGGTGCTCAACTTGCTGGATCTTGGGGCACGAGAGAGGCATTCGTTGCCGTAATCACGACGAACCTCCCCATGCTCTTTCCATTGTTCAGAGTCTGGCTCGCACCTCTTTGCGGAAGCGCCCTACGATCGTCGAAGAAGTCGTACAAAACGCCAACCGGTCTGGTGACatttggaggcggcggcggcgactCATCCACTCCTCGAAATCGACCGCGCACCGCAAACCCGATCACCGCGAATATGACGTTTAGCGAGAGCGAGGAACGAATGGTTGGAGATATCAAGATGGAGAACATGCGAAACGGACGACAGCCAGCAAATGCAATCGTGGTGTCGAATCAAGTTGAAGTGACGCACTCGGACCGAAACAGCCAGATCGATGGTCGCCATGCGGAACGTGCCCACGAGCAATGGTGA